The Henckelia pumila isolate YLH828 chromosome 2, ASM3356847v2, whole genome shotgun sequence genome includes a window with the following:
- the LOC140878381 gene encoding NAC domain-containing protein 43-like has translation MSISVNGQSQVPPGFRFHPTEEELLQYYLRKKVAADKIDLDVIQDVDLNKLEPSDNSSRIGMRKTLVFYKGRARNGQKSDWIMHEYRLDDNNSSSVTTSCDNKHTEYVSENQFSDLRDSKPVCIDDVLQEEGWVICRVFKKKNHCHRASAGRRMLNTIDVSPYDCDDEENVEKMLLPYPFNPRNPAVRCPMIT, from the exons ATGAGCATCAGCGTTAATGGACAATCTCAAGTCCCACCAGGCTTCAGATTTCATCCCACAGAAGAGGAGCTTTTACAGTATTACTTGAGGAAGAAGGTTGCGGCAGACAAGATCGATTTGGATGTGATCCAGGATGTAGATCTCAACAAGCTTGAGCCCTCAGA CAACTCAAGCCGAATTGGGATGAGGAAGACTCTTGTTTTCTACAAGGGTCGTGCCCGGAATGGTCAAAAGTCTGATTGGATCATGCATGAATATAGACTCGATGACAACAATAGTTCCTCAGTCACTACCAGTTGTGATAACAAGCATACGGAATATGTAAGTGAAAATCAATTTTCTGATCTGCGGGATTCTAAACCG GTGTGCATTGATGACGTGCTGCAGGAAGAAGGCTGGGTGATTTGTCGAGTGTTTAAGAAGAAAAATCACTGCCACAGAGCATCAGCTGGGAGGCGCATGCTCAATACTATAGATGTTTCACCATATGACTGCGACGATGAAGAAAATGTAGAAAAAATGCTCCTACCATACCCATTTAACCCAAGAAATCCAGCGGTGCGGTGCCCAATGATAACATGA